From a region of the Fischerella sp. JS2 genome:
- a CDS encoding P-loop NTPase family protein — protein sequence MVAQLETPNENLTLNLPYSIEGLIQVFTSTHRSFFTSVMAQALRIAGQGTPVLVVQFLKGGIHQGHERPIQLGQNLDWIRCDLPRCIDTPHLDESETQALQKLWQHTQKVVCEAKYSLVVLDELSLAINFGLIPETEVIAFLAKRPAHIDIILTGSDMPKSILEVADQITEIRRSHQP from the coding sequence ATGGTTGCCCAGTTAGAAACGCCAAACGAAAATTTGACACTCAACCTACCATACTCGATAGAAGGACTCATACAAGTTTTCACGAGTACACATCGTAGTTTTTTTACTAGTGTTATGGCTCAAGCACTGAGAATTGCTGGTCAAGGTACGCCAGTGTTAGTAGTGCAATTTCTCAAAGGAGGTATTCATCAAGGACATGAACGCCCGATTCAATTGGGACAAAATTTAGATTGGATTCGTTGTGATTTACCTCGTTGTATCGATACACCACACCTTGACGAAAGCGAAACTCAAGCCTTGCAGAAGTTGTGGCAACATACACAAAAGGTCGTATGTGAAGCTAAGTATTCTCTCGTTGTCCTAGATGAGTTAAGTTTAGCGATTAACTTTGGCTTGATTCCAGAAACGGAAGTTATAGCCTTTTTGGCAAAACGTCCTGCTCATATTGATATTATTCTCACAGGATCAGATATGCCCAAGTCGATTCTAGAGGTAGCGGATCAAATCACAGAGATCCGTCGCAGTCATCAACCTTAA
- a CDS encoding FHA domain-containing protein yields the protein MIVCPNCNHHNPDGATQCEACYTPLPATTNCPSCGATVQADASFCGQCGYHLRTGTVTPVAATVAPDIPVEVQPLVSPDPLVQPQPAPVSGSGSYTTPDSPPLPPTAVAFPSVESSPPPPPIPAFNAEETSPSPPPAPPEPPAAVPPPTVAVPGIAAEVSPFNAEQESPVLESESEPAPQPTPPSAPQPTPPSPARTQLQQVTARLVHVQTDRQIELPQNLSVIHIGKPNDRIPPDVDVSGFPNSEIVSRIHSDIRVEGDAYYIEDVGSSNGTYINNLPLLPGNRHRLRPGDRISLGKGDLVTFIFQIS from the coding sequence ATGATCGTCTGCCCTAACTGCAATCACCACAACCCTGATGGCGCTACCCAGTGTGAAGCTTGCTATACCCCCTTACCAGCGACTACTAACTGTCCTAGTTGTGGGGCAACCGTGCAGGCAGATGCTTCTTTTTGCGGGCAGTGTGGCTATCACCTGCGTACAGGTACTGTCACGCCAGTAGCAGCAACTGTAGCACCTGACATTCCTGTGGAAGTACAACCGTTAGTTTCACCTGATCCACTTGTACAACCGCAACCTGCGCCAGTGAGTGGATCTGGCAGCTACACCACGCCTGACTCTCCACCTTTGCCACCAACAGCTGTAGCATTTCCTTCAGTAGAAAGCAGTCCACCGCCACCCCCAATTCCAGCTTTTAATGCTGAGGAAACTAGCCCATCTCCACCACCAGCGCCCCCAGAACCACCAGCTGCTGTACCGCCTCCAACCGTTGCAGTCCCAGGAATAGCTGCCGAAGTTTCACCTTTTAATGCCGAACAAGAGAGTCCAGTACTAGAAAGTGAAAGTGAGCCAGCACCACAACCCACACCACCGTCAGCACCACAACCCACACCACCATCACCTGCTAGAACACAATTACAGCAAGTAACTGCACGGCTTGTCCATGTGCAAACCGATAGGCAAATTGAATTGCCACAGAATCTGTCTGTAATTCATATCGGTAAGCCTAATGACCGGATTCCGCCTGATGTGGATGTTTCTGGCTTTCCCAACTCAGAAATTGTTTCGCGGATACACTCGGATATTCGTGTTGAGGGAGATGCTTATTATATAGAAGATGTAGGCAGTTCTAACGGTACATATATCAATAATTTGCCTCTATTACCCGGAAACAGGCATCGTTTGAGACCAGGCGATCGCATCAGTCTAGGTAAAGGAGATTTGGTGACATTCATATTTCAAATCTCCTAA
- a CDS encoding FHA domain-containing protein, whose translation MITLILLHPLQPIPAQSWTFADDEPAILIGRAADNHVVLYSAVVSRRHIELRRVDHGWEVVNLGANGTYVDGEAIVRVPVTDGVILRLARSGPQIQICLGIPTTTTVNKSQRCLSTLVNAERETEIGEQADQEIESLPRKR comes from the coding sequence GTGATTACACTTATCCTCTTGCACCCACTACAACCCATTCCAGCTCAAAGTTGGACTTTTGCAGACGACGAACCAGCCATTTTGATCGGACGAGCGGCGGATAACCATGTTGTTCTGTATAGTGCGGTGGTTTCCCGTCGCCATATAGAATTAAGACGAGTGGATCATGGCTGGGAAGTTGTCAATTTAGGTGCCAACGGAACTTATGTAGATGGGGAAGCAATTGTGAGAGTGCCAGTTACTGATGGGGTTATCCTCCGCCTTGCTCGTTCTGGACCGCAAATTCAAATTTGTTTAGGAATACCGACAACCACAACAGTTAATAAGTCCCAGCGTTGCCTGTCAACTCTCGTAAATGCGGAAAGAGAAACAGAGATAGGAGAACAAGCAGATCAAGAAATTGAAAGTTTACCTAGAAAAAGGTGA
- the dcd gene encoding dCTP deaminase, whose amino-acid sequence MIKNDIWISQMAQKAMIDPFEPSLIREIKDSDAPHLRRVISYGLSSYGYDIRLSPVEFRIFRHIPGTVVDPKNFNPYNLEPTPLHTDANGSYFILPAHSYGLGVALERLEVPDNITVICIGKSTYARCGIIANLTPAEAAWRGHLTLEFSNSSSADCRIYANEGVVQLLFLEGEPCAISYEARQGKYQDQQEKVTLAKV is encoded by the coding sequence GTGATTAAGAACGATATTTGGATTTCTCAAATGGCTCAAAAGGCTATGATTGACCCCTTTGAGCCAAGTCTGATTCGAGAAATTAAAGATTCAGATGCTCCACACTTACGCCGTGTGATCAGCTATGGTTTGTCTTCTTATGGGTATGATATACGGCTTTCTCCTGTTGAGTTCCGAATTTTTCGCCACATTCCTGGAACTGTTGTTGATCCCAAAAACTTTAATCCTTATAATTTGGAACCAACACCACTGCATACAGATGCTAATGGCAGCTACTTTATCCTACCTGCACATTCCTATGGTTTAGGGGTTGCCTTGGAAAGGTTGGAAGTGCCAGACAATATTACAGTAATTTGCATAGGTAAAAGCACTTACGCAAGATGCGGTATAATTGCAAACTTAACTCCTGCGGAGGCTGCCTGGCGTGGTCATTTAACTTTAGAATTTTCTAATTCTTCTAGTGCTGACTGTCGGATTTATGCCAATGAAGGCGTTGTGCAATTACTATTTTTAGAAGGCGAACCCTGCGCTATTAGTTATGAAGCACGCCAGGGTAAATATCAAGATCAGCAAGAAAAAGTGACTCTTGCTAAAGTCTAG
- the acpP gene encoding acyl carrier protein produces MSQADIFERVKKIVVEQLGVEPEKVTPQANFANDLNADSLDTVELVMALEEEFDIEIPDEAAEKITTVQEALDYITNKVAASA; encoded by the coding sequence ATGAGCCAAGCGGACATTTTTGAGAGAGTTAAAAAAATCGTTGTGGAGCAACTGGGTGTTGAACCCGAAAAGGTTACACCACAAGCCAATTTTGCCAATGATCTAAACGCTGATTCCCTAGATACAGTTGAGTTGGTAATGGCTTTAGAAGAAGAATTTGATATCGAAATTCCTGATGAAGCCGCTGAAAAAATTACCACAGTTCAAGAAGCATTGGATTACATTACCAACAAAGTTGCCGCATCCGCATAA
- the fabF gene encoding beta-ketoacyl-ACP synthase II, with protein sequence MTDLIRKRVVVTGVGAITPIGNTPAEYWEGLVSGRNGISEITLFDASRHACRIAGEVKNYDPHDYMDRKEAKRMDRFSQFAVSAAKQALADARLTINDLNAEQVGVIIGSGVGGLKVMEEQQTVYLNRGPDRCSPFMIPMMIANMAAGLTAIHTGAKGPNSCSVTACAAGSNSIGDAFRLIQGGYAQAMICGGAEAAITPLSLAGFAACKALSFRNDDPAHASRPFDQDRDGFVMGEGAGILILEEMQHAISRGARIYAEIVGYGMTCDAYHITSPVPGGEGAARAIELALKDAGITPDMVSYINAHGTSTPANDSTETAAMKRALGDHAYKVAISSTKSMTGHLLGGSGGIEAVATVLAIANDRLPPTINLENPDSECDLDYVPNVSRTARVEVALSNSFGFGGHNVTLAFKKHV encoded by the coding sequence ATGACAGATTTGATACGTAAACGCGTTGTTGTAACTGGTGTTGGCGCGATTACACCGATTGGTAATACACCAGCCGAATATTGGGAAGGATTGGTAAGCGGACGTAATGGCATTAGCGAAATTACCCTGTTTGATGCTTCGCGCCATGCTTGCCGTATTGCTGGCGAGGTAAAAAACTACGATCCGCACGATTACATGGATCGTAAAGAGGCCAAGCGCATGGATAGGTTTTCTCAATTTGCCGTTTCAGCGGCAAAACAGGCTCTAGCGGATGCGCGGTTAACAATTAATGACCTGAATGCTGAACAAGTAGGTGTGATCATCGGTTCTGGCGTTGGTGGTCTCAAGGTAATGGAAGAGCAGCAAACAGTTTATCTCAACCGTGGCCCAGACCGCTGTAGCCCGTTTATGATTCCCATGATGATTGCCAACATGGCTGCGGGGTTAACAGCAATCCATACTGGTGCAAAAGGGCCTAATTCCTGCTCCGTAACAGCTTGTGCTGCTGGTTCTAACTCCATAGGAGACGCTTTTCGCCTGATTCAAGGCGGATATGCCCAGGCAATGATTTGTGGGGGAGCAGAAGCAGCTATTACACCTTTATCTCTTGCTGGTTTTGCTGCATGTAAAGCACTTTCGTTTCGTAATGACGACCCTGCTCATGCCAGCCGTCCCTTTGATCAAGACCGCGATGGATTTGTCATGGGCGAAGGAGCAGGTATTTTAATTTTGGAAGAAATGCAACACGCCATCAGTCGTGGTGCCAGGATTTATGCTGAAATCGTCGGCTATGGTATGACCTGTGATGCTTACCATATCACATCCCCCGTACCTGGTGGTGAAGGAGCCGCTAGGGCTATAGAGCTAGCACTCAAAGATGCAGGAATTACTCCCGACATGGTGAGCTACATCAATGCCCACGGTACTAGCACCCCAGCTAACGATTCGACTGAAACCGCAGCGATGAAAAGAGCCTTAGGTGATCATGCTTACAAAGTAGCAATTAGTTCTACTAAATCTATGACAGGTCACTTATTAGGCGGTTCTGGTGGTATTGAAGCAGTGGCAACAGTACTCGCGATCGCTAACGACCGACTCCCACCAACAATTAACCTAGAAAACCCTGATTCTGAATGTGATTTAGACTACGTACCGAACGTTAGTCGTACTGCACGTGTTGAGGTAGCACTGTCCAATTCTTTTGGTTTTGGGGGTCATAATGTCACCCTTGCTTTTAAAAAACATGTTTAG
- the rph gene encoding ribonuclease PH → MVWQRPDGRQPYELRPVTFHQDFTRFACGSVLAIAGETKVLCTVSVIEGVPKFLAGTGKGWLTAEYRMLPTATHQRQEREFLKLSGRTQEIQRLIGRSLRAAVDLELLGERTLTVDADVLQADAGTRTTAITGGFVALAHAISKLLQQGVLERSPLVGQVAAVSVGLLQEEPFLDLNYIEDVAATVDFNVVMNQHLGIIEAQGTAEEGCFSRSQLNQLLDFAEKGIQNLLAVQREAIADWHQIYQG, encoded by the coding sequence ATGGTTTGGCAGCGTCCAGACGGTCGGCAACCTTATGAACTTCGTCCCGTTACCTTTCATCAAGACTTTACTCGCTTTGCCTGTGGTTCTGTTCTAGCAATTGCTGGCGAGACTAAAGTACTGTGTACCGTCAGTGTGATTGAAGGAGTCCCTAAGTTTCTTGCTGGGACTGGCAAAGGTTGGCTCACTGCTGAGTACCGTATGTTACCAACTGCTACTCACCAAAGGCAAGAACGAGAATTTTTGAAATTATCTGGACGGACTCAGGAGATTCAACGTTTAATTGGACGTAGTCTACGAGCAGCAGTAGATTTAGAATTACTGGGAGAACGTACGCTGACTGTGGATGCGGATGTTTTGCAAGCAGATGCCGGCACCAGAACCACAGCCATTACAGGTGGTTTTGTTGCTCTTGCACATGCAATTTCTAAATTATTGCAGCAGGGGGTTTTAGAGCGATCGCCCCTTGTTGGACAAGTAGCAGCTGTTTCTGTAGGCTTATTACAGGAAGAGCCTTTTTTAGATTTGAACTACATTGAAGATGTTGCGGCTACAGTAGATTTTAATGTGGTGATGAATCAGCACTTAGGAATTATTGAAGCTCAAGGAACTGCGGAAGAAGGCTGTTTTAGCCGTTCCCAACTGAATCAGCTTTTAGATTTTGCTGAAAAAGGAATTCAAAACTTATTAGCTGTCCAACGAGAAGCGATCGCTGATTGGCATCAAATATATCAGGGATAG
- a CDS encoding ABA4-like family protein, whose product MMIAQLFNIANIYVLPFWVLMIFLPNWKITRRVMESYIPFVPLALAYIYLFVSSITPENAQALSNPQLADIAKFFADETAAATGWIHFLVMDLFVGRYIYLQGQKTGIWTIHSLALCLFAGPMGLLSHILTYWIAKKFFPNLENETTTVEKTVSSTN is encoded by the coding sequence ATGATGATCGCTCAACTGTTTAATATCGCCAATATTTACGTTCTACCTTTTTGGGTTTTAATGATTTTCTTACCCAACTGGAAAATTACTCGCCGGGTGATGGAGTCATATATTCCCTTTGTACCGTTAGCATTAGCTTATATATATTTATTTGTCAGCAGCATTACACCAGAGAATGCCCAAGCATTATCAAATCCTCAATTAGCAGACATTGCTAAATTTTTCGCTGATGAAACAGCTGCTGCTACAGGTTGGATTCATTTCTTAGTAATGGATTTGTTTGTTGGTCGCTACATTTATTTACAAGGACAGAAAACAGGAATTTGGACAATTCATTCCCTCGCCTTATGTTTATTTGCCGGGCCAATGGGATTACTTTCTCACATTTTGACTTACTGGATAGCGAAGAAATTTTTTCCAAATTTAGAAAATGAGACAACAACAGTAGAAAAAACTGTGTCATCTACTAATTAG
- a CDS encoding heme oxygenase (biliverdin-producing) has translation MSSNLATKLRVGTKKAHTMAENVGFVKCFLKGVVEKNSYRKLVANLYFVYSAMEEEMEKHKDHPIVSKINFQELYRQRSLETDLTYYYGNNWREQIQLSPAGEAYVQRIQEVSEKEPELLVAHSYTRYLGDLSGGQILKGIAQTAMNLNGDGVAFYEFADIDDEKAFKNKYRQALDELPIDEATADRIVEEANDAFGMNMKMFNELEGNLIKAIGQMLYNTLTRRRTRGSTETGLATAE, from the coding sequence ATGAGCAGTAATTTAGCAACTAAATTGCGTGTAGGCACCAAAAAAGCCCACACAATGGCAGAAAACGTTGGTTTTGTCAAGTGTTTTTTAAAAGGAGTTGTAGAGAAAAACTCTTACCGCAAACTGGTTGCCAACCTCTACTTCGTGTATTCTGCGATGGAAGAGGAAATGGAAAAGCACAAAGATCACCCGATTGTTTCCAAGATTAACTTTCAAGAGCTATACAGACAACGTAGCTTGGAAACAGACCTGACTTATTACTACGGTAATAACTGGCGAGAGCAAATCCAACTATCCCCAGCCGGAGAAGCTTACGTCCAGCGTATCCAGGAAGTCTCTGAAAAAGAACCAGAATTGTTAGTTGCCCATTCTTACACCCGTTATCTGGGTGACTTGTCTGGAGGACAAATTCTCAAAGGAATTGCCCAAACAGCAATGAACCTGAATGGTGATGGCGTCGCCTTCTATGAATTTGCAGATATTGACGACGAAAAAGCATTCAAAAACAAATATCGTCAAGCTTTAGACGAACTCCCCATTGATGAAGCTACAGCCGATCGCATTGTTGAAGAAGCAAACGACGCTTTTGGTATGAACATGAAGATGTTCAACGAATTAGAAGGTAATTTGATTAAAGCGATCGGGCAAATGCTTTACAATACCCTTACCCGTCGTCGGACTCGCGGTAGTACTGAAACCGGACTCGCTACAGCCGAGTAA
- the pgl gene encoding 6-phosphogluconolactonase, giving the protein MTRKIEVLPDQKALIARAQELILSQIQPAIAQRGRFTIALSGGSTPKPLYEAIATQNLPWDKIHVFWGDERYVPPDHPDSNEGMARRAWLDRVDIPAANIHAVPTTEGDPAVSAAKHEKELQEFFHSSPGEFPALDVILLGMGDDAHTASLFPHTEALKVRDRLITVGNKDGNPRITFTYPFINAARCVIFVVAGANKKPALTQVFAPEADNSTYPSRLIQPQGELWWLLDAAAGDELNYEL; this is encoded by the coding sequence ATGACAAGAAAAATTGAGGTTTTACCAGATCAAAAAGCGCTCATAGCGCGGGCTCAAGAATTGATCCTCTCGCAAATTCAGCCTGCAATTGCACAGCGAGGAAGATTTACCATCGCCCTATCTGGCGGCAGTACACCCAAACCATTGTATGAAGCGATCGCGACTCAAAATCTCCCTTGGGATAAAATTCATGTCTTTTGGGGAGATGAGCGTTACGTTCCGCCCGATCATCCAGATAGTAATGAAGGTATGGCGCGTCGTGCTTGGTTAGATCGCGTGGATATACCAGCAGCAAACATTCATGCTGTACCCACAACTGAAGGTGATCCAGCAGTATCTGCGGCTAAACACGAAAAGGAACTGCAAGAGTTTTTTCACTCTTCACCCGGAGAATTCCCGGCTTTGGATGTGATTTTGCTGGGTATGGGCGATGATGCACATACTGCTTCTTTATTCCCGCATACAGAAGCACTAAAAGTACGCGATCGCTTAATTACAGTAGGCAACAAAGATGGTAATCCTCGTATTACCTTTACCTACCCATTTATTAATGCAGCCAGATGCGTTATTTTCGTAGTTGCTGGCGCGAATAAAAAACCAGCCCTTACCCAAGTTTTTGCACCAGAAGCAGATAACTCTACTTATCCATCCCGTCTCATTCAACCCCAAGGAGAACTTTGGTGGCTACTGGATGCAGCAGCAGGTGATGAATTAAATTATGAATTATGA
- a CDS encoding nucleoside monophosphate kinase encodes MRLVIVGGSGSGKSTQAQRLCSQLEIPLIATGELLRQAIANFSNLGRFAQPYMATGELVPDEVIIEYILTQLKQPDAKRGWVLEGYPRTAFQAEELDFLLDKLGQQLTWAIYLQVPQAVMVSRALGRSLPDDQPEIVQRRVELFYDRTIPILEYYDRRRRLLTINGDQSPEMVLHSIMSLLSVC; translated from the coding sequence GTGAGATTAGTGATTGTGGGAGGTTCAGGATCTGGGAAAAGTACTCAAGCCCAAAGGTTATGTAGTCAATTGGAAATTCCTTTAATTGCAACAGGTGAACTATTGCGTCAAGCAATTGCTAACTTTAGCAACTTGGGTCGCTTTGCACAACCATATATGGCAACAGGGGAATTAGTGCCAGATGAGGTGATTATTGAATATATCCTGACTCAACTCAAGCAGCCTGATGCTAAACGTGGTTGGGTGTTAGAAGGTTATCCTCGTACAGCTTTTCAAGCAGAAGAATTAGATTTTTTGTTGGATAAGTTAGGACAACAATTAACCTGGGCAATTTACCTGCAAGTACCACAAGCTGTTATGGTTAGCCGTGCTTTAGGGCGTTCTCTTCCAGATGATCAACCAGAAATTGTCCAACGTCGCGTTGAGTTATTCTACGATCGCACCATTCCAATCTTGGAATATTACGACCGTCGCCGCCGCCTCCTAACCATTAACGGCGACCAATCACCAGAAATGGTGCTACACAGTATTATGAGTCTGCTTTCTGTTTGTTAA
- the cobW gene encoding cobalamin biosynthesis protein CobW has protein sequence MATKIPVTVITGFLGSGKTTLIRHLLQNNQGRRIAVLVNEFGELGIDGELLKSCQICPEDSESEDNIFELTNGCLCCTVQEEFLPTMQQLLKRRDRIDCILIETSGLALPKPLVKAFRWPEIRSGATVDAVITVVDCAAVAAGTFASNPEAVEAQRQADDSLEHETPLQELFEDQLACADLVILNKTDLIDPETKAKVEDLVKQELPRVVKIVESDQGQLDPSILLGFQAAVEENLDTRPSHHDTEEDHDHDEEITATHLILDRDFDPQILQKQLQILTQQQEIYRIKGFVAVPNKPMRLVMQGVGTRFEQFYDRPWQPDEVKQTQLVFIGRKLNRTEIAAQLEASLC, from the coding sequence ATGGCTACAAAAATTCCTGTCACTGTCATCACTGGCTTTTTAGGAAGTGGTAAAACAACTTTAATTCGCCACTTGTTACAAAATAATCAAGGACGACGCATTGCTGTTCTCGTCAATGAATTTGGTGAACTTGGTATAGATGGCGAACTATTGAAATCCTGTCAAATTTGCCCAGAGGATAGTGAGAGTGAAGATAATATTTTTGAATTAACTAACGGTTGCTTGTGCTGTACAGTCCAGGAAGAATTTTTACCCACAATGCAACAGTTACTCAAGCGACGCGATCGCATCGATTGTATTTTGATCGAAACCTCTGGTTTAGCATTACCAAAACCATTAGTAAAAGCATTTCGCTGGCCAGAAATTCGTTCTGGTGCTACAGTTGATGCTGTAATTACCGTTGTCGATTGTGCAGCAGTTGCAGCTGGAACCTTTGCCAGTAACCCAGAAGCAGTAGAAGCACAAAGGCAAGCAGATGATAGTTTAGAACATGAAACACCCTTACAAGAATTATTTGAAGATCAACTTGCTTGTGCAGACTTAGTGATTTTAAATAAAACTGATTTAATCGACCCAGAAACAAAAGCAAAAGTTGAGGATTTAGTTAAACAAGAATTACCTAGAGTCGTTAAGATAGTAGAAAGTGATCAAGGCCAACTCGACCCATCTATATTATTAGGATTTCAAGCCGCAGTTGAAGAAAACTTAGATACTCGTCCTAGTCACCACGACACCGAAGAAGATCACGATCACGACGAAGAAATCACAGCAACTCACTTAATTTTAGACCGTGATTTTGACCCGCAAATACTGCAAAAACAATTGCAAATTCTTACCCAACAACAAGAAATTTACCGGATTAAAGGCTTTGTTGCAGTACCCAACAAACCCATGCGTTTAGTCATGCAAGGCGTGGGAACACGTTTTGAACAATTTTATGATCGCCCCTGGCAACCAGATGAAGTCAAGCAAACCCAACTAGTCTTTATTGGCCGCAAACTGAATCGGACTGAAATTGCAGCGCAGTTAGAAGCAAGTTTGTGTTAA
- the tkt gene encoding transketolase, which yields MAVATQTLEELCINSIRFLAIDAVEKAKSGHPGLPMGAAPMAFVLWDRFMRFNPKNPKWFNRDRFVLSAGHGCMLQYALLYLNGYDSVTLDDIKQFRQWGSKTPGHPENFETLGVEVTTGPLGQGIANAVGLAMAEAHLAAKFNKPDAKIVDHYTYVILGDGCNMEGVSGEACSLAGHLGLGKLIALYDDNHISIDGSTDIAFTEDVGKRFEAYGWHVQAVSDGDTNLEAIHKAIEAAKAVTDKPSLIKVRTTIGYGSPNKANTAGVHGAALGGDEVAATRNNLGWEHEPFVIPEDALKHFRKAVDRGAEYESQWNKTFADYKAKYPQEAAAFERQISGKLPEDWEKALPTYEPGSKAIATRKTSEMTLNALAPVLPEMIGGSADLTHSNLTELKGAGDFQKGQYQNRNLRFGVREHGMGSICNGIALHGSGLIPYCATFLVFADYMRAAIRLSALSQAGVIYVMTHDSIGLGEDGPTHQPVETLASLRAIPNLTVIRPADGNETSGAYKVAIENANQHRPTLLALSRQNLPQLEGSSIEGVTKGAYILSDSEGTPDIILIATGSEVFLCVDAAAKLRAEGKKVRVVSMPSWELFDAQSESYRESVLPKAVKKRLAVEAASSFGWCRYLGDEGTMISVDRFGVSAPGGIIMEKFGYTVDNVVTKAKELLG from the coding sequence ATGGCTGTTGCAACCCAAACCCTTGAAGAACTTTGTATTAACTCGATCCGCTTTTTGGCAATTGATGCTGTAGAAAAAGCCAAGTCTGGTCATCCAGGACTGCCAATGGGTGCTGCACCAATGGCATTCGTGCTATGGGATCGGTTTATGCGGTTTAACCCTAAAAATCCCAAGTGGTTCAATCGTGATCGCTTTGTCCTGTCTGCCGGCCACGGCTGTATGTTGCAGTATGCCCTACTCTACTTAAACGGTTACGACAGCGTCACACTAGACGATATTAAACAATTCCGTCAGTGGGGTTCTAAAACTCCTGGACATCCAGAAAACTTTGAAACACTAGGTGTAGAAGTAACTACCGGACCCTTAGGACAGGGAATTGCCAATGCGGTCGGTTTAGCGATGGCAGAAGCCCATCTCGCCGCAAAGTTCAACAAACCCGACGCCAAAATAGTTGATCACTACACCTATGTGATTTTAGGTGATGGTTGCAACATGGAAGGTGTATCTGGTGAAGCCTGTTCCTTGGCAGGACACCTGGGCTTGGGTAAACTCATTGCCTTATATGATGACAACCACATCTCGATTGATGGTTCTACTGATATTGCTTTCACCGAAGATGTGGGCAAGCGTTTTGAAGCATACGGCTGGCACGTACAAGCTGTTAGCGATGGCGACACAAACTTAGAAGCAATTCATAAAGCGATCGAAGCTGCTAAAGCTGTCACCGACAAGCCATCTTTAATTAAAGTCCGTACCACCATTGGTTACGGTTCTCCTAACAAAGCGAACACCGCAGGCGTTCATGGTGCAGCCCTTGGTGGTGATGAAGTAGCTGCTACTCGTAATAACTTGGGTTGGGAACACGAACCATTTGTCATCCCAGAAGATGCCCTCAAGCACTTCCGTAAAGCCGTAGACCGTGGTGCTGAGTATGAAAGCCAGTGGAACAAAACTTTTGCTGACTATAAAGCGAAGTATCCCCAAGAAGCGGCTGCATTTGAGCGGCAAATCAGTGGCAAACTGCCAGAAGACTGGGAAAAAGCATTACCTACTTACGAACCAGGAAGTAAAGCGATCGCCACTCGCAAAACTTCCGAAATGACCCTTAATGCCTTAGCACCTGTGCTACCAGAAATGATCGGTGGTTCTGCCGATCTCACCCACTCTAACTTGACAGAACTCAAGGGTGCAGGTGACTTCCAAAAAGGACAGTACCAAAACCGTAACCTCCGTTTCGGTGTACGCGAGCATGGTATGGGTTCGATTTGTAACGGTATTGCTCTGCATGGTTCCGGGTTAATTCCCTACTGTGCTACCTTCTTGGTCTTTGCCGACTACATGCGGGCTGCAATTCGCCTCTCGGCATTGTCTCAAGCAGGAGTCATCTACGTCATGACTCACGATTCCATTGGTTTAGGTGAAGATGGCCCCACCCACCAACCAGTAGAAACCTTGGCATCTTTGCGGGCTATTCCCAACCTGACAGTCATTCGTCCCGCCGACGGTAACGAAACCTCTGGCGCTTACAAAGTCGCCATTGAAAATGCCAATCAACACCGCCCCACTTTGCTAGCATTGTCGCGGCAAAACCTGCCCCAATTAGAAGGAAGCAGCATTGAAGGTGTTACCAAAGGCGCTTATATTCTTTCTGATAGTGAGGGAACTCCCGACATCATCCTCATCGCTACAGGTAGCGAAGTATTTCTGTGTGTCGATGCTGCTGCCAAACTCCGCGCTGAAGGTAAGAAAGTTCGTGTAGTTTCCATGCCTTCTTGGGAACTCTTCGATGCTCAAAGCGAATCCTACCGTGAGTCAGTGTTACCCAAAGCGGTTAAAAAGCGTTTAGCTGTTGAAGCAGCTTCTAGCTTTGGTTGGTGTCGTTACCTGGGTGACGAAGGCACAATGATTAGCGTGGATCGCTTTGGTGTTTCTGCACCTGGTGGTATAATTATGGAGAAATTCGGCTACACCGTTGATAATGTAGTCACAAAAGCGAAAGAATTGTTGGGTTAA